Part of the Janibacter endophyticus genome is shown below.
GCCGCCAACGCCTACCGGCAGCTCGCCCGTGAGCTCATCGCCCGCGGCGGGGCAGCCTGAGCCGATGAGCGACCCAGCCGTCGTCCCCGGCGGCGTCCTCACCCGTCGTCCGGCCCAGCAGGCCTTCACCGTCCACCTCGACAACTTCGAGGGCCCCTTCGACCTGCTCCTCGGGCTGATCAGCAAGCACAAGCTCGACATCACCGAGATCGCGCTGGCCAAGGTCACCGACGAGTTCATCGCCCACCTCCGGGCGATCCGGGCATCCGACACCGAGCTCGATCTCGGGCAGACCTCGGAGTTCCTCCTCGTCGCCGCGACGCTGCTCGACATCAAGGCCGCTCGCCTGCTGCCCGTGACCCGCGAGGACGACGAGGACGACCTCGCACTCATCGAGGCCCGCGACATCCTCTTCGCCCGCCTCCTGCAGTACCGCGCCTTCAAGGAGGTCGCCGCCCGCTTCGCCGACGAGCTGACCCGCAGCTCGCGCATGACGCCGCGGCAGGCGGGGCTCGAGCCTCAGTTCGCCAGCCTGCTGCCCGAGCTCGTCATGACGGTGACGCCCGAGCAGCTCGCGATGATCGCCGCGCGGGCGCTGACGCCCAAGGAGGAGCCGACGGTCGGCCTGACGCACCTCCACGCGCCCGCGGTGAGCGTCGTCGAGCAGGCGGGCATCATCGCGGACCGGCTGCGCGAGGACGGCGTCGCCTCCTTCCGCAGCCTCGTCCGTGACGCCGACAGCACCCTTGTCATCGTCGCCCGCTTCCTCGCCCTGCTCGAGCTCTTCCGCGAGAAGGCGGTCGCCTTCGAGCAGGCGGTCGCGCTCGGCGAGCTCACGGTGCGCTGGGTGGGCTCGGAGGACGGCGACATCCAGGTGAGCGACGAGTTCGACGAGGGCGACGACGCAGCCGCCGCCGAGCCCCAGACCGACGGAGACGACGATGAGTGAGACGGACGAGACCACCCCCGTGGAGGAGCCCCAGGTCGAGGACCCCTCGGCCGAGGTGCCCGAGGACGAAGGGGGTCAGCTGGCCCTCGACGTCGACGAGCTGCCCGGCGGGGTGCGGGGTGCCGTCGAGGCGGTCCTCATGGTCGTCGAGGAGCCGGTGAGCGAGGTCGCCCTCGCCACGGCGCTCGAGGTGACCGTCGAGGCGGTCCGCGAGGCGCTCGGCGAGATCGAGGCCGACCTCGCCGACGGCAAGCACGGCTACACGATCCGCTCCGTGGCCGGCGGCTGGCGCTTCTACTCCCACTCGGCGTACGCCGCGGTCGTCGAGCGCTTCATCCTTGACGGGCAGCAGGCTCGCCTGACCCAGGCGTCCCTGGAGACCCTCGCGGTCATCGCCTACCGCCAGCCGATCTCCCGCGCCCGCGTCGGGGCGGTCCGCGGCGTCAACGTCGACGGGGTGGTCCGCACCCTGCTCACGCGCGGTCTCATCACCGAGGTGAGCCACGACGGCGAGTCCGGCGCGATCCTCTACGGCACGACCGACACCTTCCTCGAGCGGATGGGGCTGGAGTCGCTCGACGACCTCCCGCCCATCGCTCCCTACCTGCCGGAGGCAGACATGATCGACGAGCTCGCAGCGCAGGGCCAGGCATGAGTGCGGCACGCGGAGGCGGCCAGGGCCGGTCCGGGGGAGCCGGGGGTGGCCGGGACGGCGGCGGTGGTGGTGGTCGTGCCGGTGGTGGCGCACGTCGGGGCCAGGGCCGACCGGCCCGCCCGAGCCAGTCCGGCTCGCGCAAGCGCCCGGTCGAGGGCGAGCGCCGCTCGAAGCCGCAGGGGCCCAAGCGCGGGACGACCGGCCGGTCCCGCCAGGACCAGCCGACGATCGCCCCCATGCCTCGATCTGCACCTGAGGTCGACGTCCACTCGCCCGACGGCGTGCGGCTGCAGAAGCTGCTGGCCGGCGCCGGCATCGGCTCGCGCCGCGCGTGCGAGCAGCTCATCGCCGAGGGGCGCGTCCAGGTCGACGGCCAGGTCGTCACCGAGCTCGGCGTGCGCGTCAACCCCGACGCGCAGACCGTCCATGTCGACGGGGAGCGGGTCCAGCTCGACGAGAGCCGGGTCTACCTCGCCTTCAACAAGCCGCTCGGGGTCGTGACGACGATGTCCGACGAGCTCGGCCGCCCGAGCATCGGCGACTACGTCCGGGACCGGCCGGAGCGCCTCTTCCACGTCGGCCGGCTCGACGTCGACACCGAGGGCCTGCTGCTGCTGACCAACGACGGCGAGATCTCCCACCGCCTCCAGCACCCGGCCTACGGGGTGCTCAAGACCTACATCGCCCAGGTCCCCGGCCCGCTGCCGCGCGACCTCGGCAAGACGCTGCGCTCCGGCGTGACCCTCGAGGACGGGCCGGTCACGGTCGACTCCTTCTCCGTCGTCGCCTCCTCCCCGGGCAAGGCGGTCGTCGAGATCGTCCTGCACGAGGGGCGCAACCACATCGTGCGTCGCCTCATGGAGGAGGTCGGTCACCCCGTCATCACCCTGACCCGCACCCAGATCGGCCCGATCGAGCTCGGCCAGACGAAGGTCGGCCGCTGGCGCAACCTCAGCCGCCGCGAGATCGGACAGCTCTACAAGGCGGTCGGCCTGTGACGACGCCGTCCGGCATCGACGGCACCTCCCGCGAGGTCCGGATCATCGGCACCGGGCTCATCGGCACCTCGATCGGCCTCGCCCTGCGCCGTACCGGCCTCGACCCGGTGCTCCAGGACCAGTCGGTCACCGCGATGACCCTGGCCCGCGACCTCGGCGCCGGCCGGCTCGGCCCGCGCCTGGGTCACGACGAGGGCTCCGACGGCGGAGCCCACCCGACCCCCGACGTCGTCGTCGTCGCGACACCGCCGGACATCACCCCTTCGGTCGTGGCCGACGCGCTCGCGCGGTGGCCCGAGGCCACGGTCACCGACGTCGCCTCGGTCAAGGGCGTCATCCTCGACGACCTGCGCCGGATGGGCGCGCCGCTGGCCCGCTACGTCGGCTCGCACCCCATGGCCGGGCGGGAGCGCAGCGGCGCCATCGCCGCCCGGCCCGACCTCTTCGAGGGGCGGGCCTGGGTCGTCTGCCCCGACGACGACGCCGACGCCGGCAGGGTCGACGTCGTCGAGCGGATCGCGCGGGCCTGCGGCTCTGTGGTCACCCGCCTGACCCCGGGCGAGCACGACGCCGCCGTCGCCGCCGTCTCGCACGTGCCCCAGGTCGCCGCCAGCCTCGTCGCCGCCCGGCTCGAGGCTCTGAGCGAGCAGGCCGTCGGCCTGTCCGGCCAGGGTGTGCGCGACGTCACCCGGGTCGCCGCGAGCGACCCTGGCCTGTGGACCCAGATCCTCTCCGGCAACGCCGCCTCCGTCCGCGCGGTCCTCACCGTCCTGCGCGACGAGCTCGACGGCGTCATCGGCGCGCTGCACGCGCTCGAGCAGGGGATCGACGAGGACGCCCCGGGCGCCCGCGCCGTCATCGCCCGAGCCATCGCCGGGGGCAACGCCGGCCACGCCCGGATCCCCGGCAAGCACGGCGCGGCGCCCACCTCCTACGGCGTCGTGAGCGTCGTCGTCGGCGACCGCCCCGGCGAGCTCGCCCGGCTCCTCGCCGACATCGGCGAGGCCGAGGTCAACCTCGAGGACCTGCGCCTCGACCACGGCCTCGGGCTGCCCTTCGGCGTCGCCGAGGTCTCCGTCCTGCCCGCCTCCGTCAGCCCGCTCGAGGAGGCGCTCCTCGCCCGGGGCTGGCAGCTGCACGGCTGACCCAGCGCCTAGGATCGGTGCCCATGACCACCCCCTTCGTCGTCGGAGTCGACGGGCCCTCCGGGTCCGGCAAGTCGAGCGTCTCGCGCGCGATCGCCGTCCACCTCGGTGGCGGGTACCTCGACACCGGGGCGATGTACCGGGCGCTCACCTGGTGGTGCCTCGAGACCGGCGTCGACCTCGGTGACGCGGACGCCGTCATCCGGGCGGCGACGGACCTGCCGCTCGCCATGAGCGCCGACCCGTCCGAGCCCGGCGTCGTCGTCGGCGAGACCGACGTGACCGAGGCGATCCGTACCTCCGAGATCAGCGCGCAGGTCTCCCGGGTCGCGACGATCCCCGAGGTCAGGGTCGAGATGCAGCAGCAGCAGCGCGACCTCATCACCGTCATCGCCGACGACCACGGCTCGGTGGTCGCCGAGGGTCGAGACATCACGACGGTCGTCGCCCCCGACGCCGACGTGCGACTCCTGCTCACGGCGAGCGAGGAGGCCCGGCTGCGCCGGCGCAGCGCCGAGCTCCACGGGCAGACCGACGACGAGGCGATCGAGCGCACCCGCGACGAGGTCGTCCGCCGCGATCAGGACGACTCGACGGTCTCGCAGTTCCTCACCGCCGCCGACGGTGTCGTCACCCTCGACACCTCCGACCTGACCTTCGAGGAGAGCGTGGCCGCGGCCCTCGAGGTCGTCGACGCGGCGCGTGGCTGAGGAGCGCTCACCAGGCGGCCTGCCGCCTGCCCTCGAGCGCCACGTCCCTGTCCGGACCACCCTGCGCGGCCGGGCCCGGGTCGGCCGGCTCATGGCCCGCGCCCTCCTCCCGCCCGTGCGTCCGGTGCAGTCCCACGGCGCCGAGCACGTCCCCTGCCGGGGGCCGGTGATCCTCGCGGCCAACCACATCGGCTTCCTCGACGGCATCGCGATCCACGGCACGGCCGGGCGGGCGGTCTCCTTCCTCGTCTACGACAAGGTCGTCGAGGGCTTCACCGGGCACCTGCTGCGGGCCGGCGGCGCCATCGCGCTGCCCCAGGACGCGACCGCGGCGAGGGCGCTCGGCCGCTCGGTCGGGGTCCTGCGCGCCGGGGGAGCGGTCGGGATCTTCCCCGAGGGCGCCCGCGGGAGAGGCCGCTTCGAGCTGACCTTCCCGGGTGTCGCCTGGCTGGCTCAGGTGACCGGCGCACCCGTCGTGCCCGTCGCCCTGCTCGGCACCCGCCTCACCGGACAGCTCGCCGGGGACCTCCCGGAGCGAGGGGCGAAGGTCGTCGTCGAGTACGGCCGCCCCCTCCGTCTCGCCCGCCCGGGCGGCCCCGTCCGACCGGTCCGCGAGGAGATCATGAGCGAGCTCGTGCCCGCCCTCGTCGACCACGTCGTCGCCGCCTCGGAGCGCCACGGGATCCCCCTGCCCGAGGACATCCCGCCGGACCTCCTCCCGGCCTGAGACAATGGAGGAGCACGGCACGCGCCCCGGCCCCCTGAGGCCGCGCGTGCCACCCCTTCGCCCCCGACATCCTCAAGGAGTCCCGCCGTGGACAGCCAGACGCCCGAGCCCGACGACCTCGTCCTCCCCGCGGAGGACGAAGGGGTCGAGCGTGTCCTGCGCGCCGGCCTGGAGGACTTCGAGCTGACGCCCGAGGACCAGGCCCTCATCGACGGCTTCCAGGAGGCCGAGGACGAGGGCTACGAGGGCGCGCTGCCCGTCGTGGCCATCATCGGACGGCCCAACGTCGGCAAGTCCACCCTCGTCAACCGGATCCTGCGCCGCCGTGAGGCGGTCGTCGAGGACGTCCCGGGCGTCACGCGTGACCGGGTGGCCTACGAAGGGGAGTGGGCCGGTCGTCGCTTCACGATCATCGACACCGGTGGCTGGGAGGCTGGCGCCGAGGGGATCCACCTCAAGGTGGCCGAGCAGGCCGAGGTCGCCATCGACATGGCTGACGTCGTGATGTTCGTCGTCGACGCCGTCGTCGGGGCGACCGACGACGACGAGGCCGTCGTCAAGCTGCTCCGGAAGTCGGGCAAGCCGGTCGTGCTCGTCGCGAACAAGGTGGACGACCAGCGCTTCGAGCCCGACGCCGCCGCGCTGTGGAACCTCGGGCTCGGCCAGCCGTGGCCCGTCTCGGCCCTCCACGGTCGCGGCAGCGGTGACGCGCTCGACGCCGTCCTCGACGTGCTGCCCGAGCGGTCGATGGTCGCGGACGCCCCGGCCGACGACGGACCCCGGCGCGTGGCCCTCATCGGTCGCCCGAACGTCGGCAAGTCCTCGCTGCTCAACAAGCTCGCGGGCGAGGAGCGGGTCGTCGTCGACAACGTCGCCGGCACGACACGCGACCCCGTCGACGAGCTCGTCGAGCTCGGTGGCCGCTGGTGGCGCTTCGTCGACACCGCGGGCATCCGGCGCCGCGTGCACCAGACCCGGGGGGCGGACTTCTACGCCTCGCTGCGCACGCAGACCGCGCTGGAGAAGGCCGAGGTCGCCGTGGTCCTCATCGACGCCGAGGAGTCCATCGCCGAGCAGGACCTGCGCGTCATCAGCCAGGTCGTCGAGGCCGGCCGCGCGCTCGTCATCGCCTACAACAAGTGGGACCTCCTCGACGAGGAGCGGCGCTACTACCTCGAGCGCGAGATCGAGCGCGAGCTCGTCCAGGTGCAGTGGGCGCCCCGGATCAACCTCTCGGCGCACACCGGCCGCCACGTCGACAAGCTCGTCCCGGCCCTGGACACCGCGCTCGACTCGTGGGACATGCGCGTGCCGACCTCGCGGCTCAACGCGATCATCGGGCAGATCGTCTCCGGTCACCCGCACCCGGTCCGGGGCGGCAAGCAGCCACGGATCCTCTTCGCGACCCAGGCCTCGACCCGTCCGCCGCGCTTCGTGCTCTTCGCCTCCGGCTTCATCGAGGCCGGCTACCGGCGCTTCCTCGAGCGTCGGCTGCGCGAGGAGTTCGGCTTCGAGGGCACCCCGATCGAGATCTCGGTGCGGGTGCGCGAGAAGCGCCGTCGCTGATCGCCGGACCGATTACGGGGCACGCCCACCGCTGAGTTAGAGTGTCCTGGCTCCGGCGACGGGGCGAGCACCGCACAACGGGATGTGGCGCAGCTTGGTAGCGCACTTGACTGGGGGTCAAGGGGTCGCAGGTTCAAATCCTGTCATCCCGACGTTGTGACGAAGGGCCTCTCCGGGCGACCGGGGGGGCCCTTCGCGTCGTCTCAGAGGGAGACGGCCATCCGCTCGACCGTCTCGGTGAGGATCTCCGGCGACGTGGCGATGTTGAGACGTACGTGGTCGCCCATGCCCGAGGCGAAGGGGGTGCCGGCCATGAGCGCGACCCTCGCCTCGTCGAGGAAGTGCCTGGCGGCCTCACGGCCGAGACCGAGGTCCGAGCAGTCCAGCCACGCGAGGTAGGTCGCCTCCATCGGGCGCCAGCGCACCGCGGGGAGGTGCTCGGCGAGCAGGTCGCCGAGCAGGGTCCGGTTGGCGTCGAGGTCGCGCACGAGAGCCCGCAGCCAGTCCTGCCCGCCCTCGAGCGCCGCGACGTGCGCCTGGACCGCGACATGGCTCGCGCCGTAGGGCGCCGACGGCGGGAAGCCGGCGAGGACGTCCTTCGCCTCGGGTCCCCCGACGACGACCGCGGCCTTGAAGCCCGCGAGGTTCCACCCCTTCGCCGCCGAGGTGACGACGACGGCCCGGCTGCTGCCCTCGACCCCGAGGACCGACGTGAAGGAGGCCCCGGCGAGGACGAGGGGCGCGTGGATCTCGTCGCTGACCACCCGTACCCCGTGCTCCTCGGCGAGCAGCAGGACGTCCCTCAGCTCCGCGGCCGTGTGCGCGACCCCGGTCGGGTTGTGCGGGTTGGCGAGGAGCAGCGCCGACCCGGGCCCGGCGTCGACGAAGGCCACCCGGAGCGAGTCCAGGTCGAGCCGCCCGGCGGGGGAGAGCGGCGCCTCCACGAGGCGCCGGCCGGTCTCCCCGACGACCGAGTGGAAGGGCGGGTAGACCGGCGTGGTGATGACCACGGCACCCTCGGGGCCCGTCCCGGCGCGAAGGGAGTGGGCCACCCCGGTCATGACGTCGGCGACGAGCGCCGTGGGGCAGTCCTCGAGCGACGTGCCCAGGTCGGCGTACCAGCGGGCCACGGCCTCTTCGTAGGGGCGACCCGAGGGGTAGCCGTAGTCGCCGGTCGCCGCCGCCCGCTCGAGCGCCGCGGCGACGGAGGGCGCGGGCAGGACGTCCATCTCCGCCACCCACAGCGGCAGGACGTCGGGGTCGTACTGGCGCCACTTGGCGGAGGTGCGCTCGCGCAGGACGCTCAGCGGGAGGGTGAGGAGGTCTCGGTCGGCCATGCCTCCACTGTCTCAGCCCGGCGAGCGCCTAGGCTGGCCCGGTGACGCAGGACCTCTCGACCGACCCCGCCGAGGGTGGCACCGGTGTGTGGACCCTGCCGAACGTCCTCTCGATGCTGCGTCTGCTCGGCGTCCCCGTCTTCCTCTGGGCCATCCTCACCGGGAACGACGGGATCGCCCTGGTCACCCTCATGGTCTCGGGGATCACCGACTACCTCGACGGCAAGATCGCCCGCACCTTCAACCTCACCTCGAAGCTCGGTGCGACCCTCGATCCCGTCGCCGACCGGCTCTACATCTTCACGACGGTGCTCGGGCTCGCCTATCGCGGGATCATCCCGTGGTGGCTCGTCGTCATCCTCATCGGCCGTGACGCGATCCTGTCGGTCGCGCTGCTCGTCGTGCGCAGCGAGGCGGCCCGCGGCCTGCCCGTCCACTTCGTCGGCAAGGCCGCGACCTTCAACCTGCTCTACGCCTTCCCGCTGCTGCTCCTCGCCGACGGCGACGGCCGTCTCGCCGAGATCGCGCGCCCGATCGGGTGGGGCTTCGCCTGGTGGGGGATCGGGCTCTACGTCGTCTCCGCGGTGATCTACCTCCTCGAGGTGTGGACCCTGGCGTCGAGGAGACCTCGTGCCGCCTGACTCGAAGGGGGAGCGCGCGCGCCGCCAGCTCATGGACGAGGGCGAGGGAGGCCGCCGGCCGGACGCGTCGATGACCCTCATCACCTCGATGCTCGAGCGACCACTCGACCCGGGGTACCAGGCCGCCGCCGACGAGCGGGTCCGCGCCGGGCTCCCCGCGAGCACCGGGCGCCGGACCCCGCTGCTCGTCCTCGCCCTGCTGCTCGTCGGTCTGCTCATCGGGGTTGCCGCCGTCGAGCTGCGCGGACGCGACTCGACCCGCGCGGAGACCCGCCGCGAGCTCATCGCCCGCATCGAGGACCGGCAGGCCACGGTCGACGAGCAGACCAACCGGGTCCGCACCCTCCAGGCCGAGGTCGACGCCGCCGCGGCCGCGCTCGAGCCAGAGCTCCCGGGGGACCGGACGAGGACCGTCGACGCGCTGCGCCTCAGCGACGGTGGCGTCGCCGTCACCGGTCCCGGGCTGCGGTTCGTCCTCGACGACGCGCCGGGCACCGACCCCACCGACGGGAGCGACCCGCGGGCGAAGGCCAACGACGACGGCCGGGTCCAGAGCCGCGACATCCAGATCGTCGTCAACGCGCTCTGGGCCTCGGGCGCCGAGGCGATCTCGGTCAACGGCCAACGCCTCACCTCGCGGACCGCGATCCGCTTCGCCGGGGACGCGATCCTGGTGAACTTCCGCCCGCTGACCCGGCCGTACACGGTCGAGGTGATCGGCGACCCCGAGGCGATGCGGGCCCGTTTCGCCGCGGGACCCGGAGGGGCCTACCTCAGCGGGCTGCAGCAGAACTTCGGCATCCAGGCCGGCATCGAGACCTCGGACGAGCTGACCCTCCCCAGCGTCGTCTCCACCACCCTGCGCAACGCACGGCCGCTGACCGACGGCACCGACCCCAAGGAGACCTCGTGATCCCCGCCCTCGGACTCGTCGCCGGGCTCGTCATCGGGCTGGTGCTCCAGCCCGACGTGCCGCTCTGGCTCCAGCCCTACCTGCCGATCGCCGTCATCGCCGCCCTCGACGCCGTCTTCGGTGCCGTCCGGGCCGCGCTCGACGGGATCTTCAACGACAAGGTCTTCGTCGTCTCCTTCCTCGCCAACGTCGTCGTGGCCGCCTTCATCGTCTTCCTCGGCGACCAGCTCGGCGTCGGCTCGCAGCTCTCCACCGGCGTCGTCGTCGTCCTCGGCGTGCGGATCTTCTCCAACGTCGCCTCCATCCGTCGGCACCTCTTCAACGCATGAGCGAGCCGGCCGCCCCCCCGCCCGAGGGCAGCACCCCTTCGCCGGAACCCGCGCACTCCTCGTCCGGCACCGACGCCGCACCCCTCCGGCGGTCGTGGCGCAGGATCTACCTCATGGCGCGGCCGCGCCCGACCCGGGCCAACTTCTTCGCCCTCGTCCTCGCGGCCCTGCTCGGCTTCGCCATCGCCACCCAGGTCAGCGAGACCCAGCAGCAGGGCCTGGAGGACCTGCGCCAGGACGAGCTCGTCCGGATCCTCGACGACGTCACGCAGAACGGCGAGCGCCTCGACGACCAGCTCGCCGAGCTCGAGCGCAGCCGCGACCAGCTCCGCGAGGCCGGCGGGTCCGAGGAGGCCGTCCGGGCCGCGCAGGAGCGCTTCGACACCCTGGGCATCCTCGCCGGCACCGTCCCTGCACGGGGCCCGGGCATCACGATGACGCTCGACGGTGACGAGAGCGCGGTGTCCGCGACGACCCTCATCGACGCGATGCAGGAGCTGCGGGACGCCGGCGCCGAGGCGATGCAGGTCGACGACGTGCGGCTCGTCGCAGGGAGCTACTTCACCGACGAGGGCGCCACGATCCAGGCCGACGGCGAGGCGCTGACCCGCCCGTACACCTTCACCGTCATCGGTGACCCGCAGACCCTCAGCTCGGCGATGGAGATCCCCGGCGGCATCACCGAGTCGGTCCGTGGACGAGGGGGGCGGGTGTCCGTGACGCAGCTAGACGACGTCTCTGTCGACGCCCTCCACAGCGTGCCGGAGCCCCGCTTCGCCCAGCCCGTGCCAGAGCCCTCCCCGTCCGGGTAGGGTCGCCGACGACACGCCGTCCAGATCCATCTCCGAGGAGCACACATGAGCGAGTACCCCGACGACCTGCGCTACACCTCCGACCACGAGTGGGTCCGCGAGACCGCGGACGGCGTGCGTGTGGGGATCACGAGCTACGCCCAGGAGGCGCTCGGCGACGTCGTCTTCGTGAGCCTGCCCAAGGTCGGCGACGAGGTCGTCCGGGGCGACGCCATCGGCGAGGTCGAGTCGACGAAGTCGGTGTCCGACCTCTACTCGCCGCTCACCGGCACGGTCACGGCGGTCAACGAGGCGCTCGACGCCACCCCGGAGCTCGTGAACTCCGACCCCTACGGCGACGGCTGGATGTTCGAGATGAGCCTCGGCGAGGAGCCTGGCACCTCCGACCTCCTCGACGCCGAGGCCTACGAGCAGCAGCTCGGGTGAGCCGGCCGCGGCGCACCGGCGCCCCTGTGTCCGGGCGCCGAGGTCGTCTAGTCTGTCCCTACCCCCGAAGAGCCAAGGAGGACTCTCGATGACCGGCCCGGACGAGCAGGCGCCCCAGCACCGCGTCGACCCTGCGACGCAGCAACTCTCGCGGGTGGAGTCCGCTCCCGGGCAGCGCGACCACATCGGTCGCCTGCTCACCCGCGAGGAGCAGGCCACGGTCGACGCGCTCCGTGCGGGGACGGCGCTGCTCATCGTCCTCCGCGGGCCCAACACCGGGGCACGATTCCTCCTCGACGACGCCGAGGTCACCTCGGGCCGCGGCCCGAGCAGCGACATCTTCCTCGACGACGTCACCGTCTCGCGCAAGCACGCGGTCTTCAGCCGTGGCGAGGACGGCTTCACCGTCCGCGACGTGGGCTCGCTCAACGGCACCTACGTCAATAGCGAGCGGATCGACTCGGCCCTGCTGCGGACGGGTGACGAGGTCCAGATCGGCAAGTTCCGACTGGTCTTCTACGTCGGCACCACGTAGGTGCCCGGCGCAGGGCCCAGCGTCGGGATCGGCGCGGTCCTCGACGCGCTCGTCGAGGACCACCCCGACGTCACGATCTCGAAGATCCGCTACCTCGAGGCCCAGGGCCTCATCACGCCGGAGCGCACCCCGAAGGGGTCGCGGCGGTACCGTCCCGAGGACATCGAGCGGCTCCGTTTCGTCCTGAC
Proteins encoded:
- a CDS encoding DUF881 domain-containing protein; translated protein: MSEPAAPPPEGSTPSPEPAHSSSGTDAAPLRRSWRRIYLMARPRPTRANFFALVLAALLGFAIATQVSETQQQGLEDLRQDELVRILDDVTQNGERLDDQLAELERSRDQLREAGGSEEAVRAAQERFDTLGILAGTVPARGPGITMTLDGDESAVSATTLIDAMQELRDAGAEAMQVDDVRLVAGSYFTDEGATIQADGEALTRPYTFTVIGDPQTLSSAMEIPGGITESVRGRGGRVSVTQLDDVSVDALHSVPEPRFAQPVPEPSPSG
- the gcvH gene encoding glycine cleavage system protein GcvH — its product is MSEYPDDLRYTSDHEWVRETADGVRVGITSYAQEALGDVVFVSLPKVGDEVVRGDAIGEVESTKSVSDLYSPLTGTVTAVNEALDATPELVNSDPYGDGWMFEMSLGEEPGTSDLLDAEAYEQQLG
- a CDS encoding FHA domain-containing protein gives rise to the protein MTGPDEQAPQHRVDPATQQLSRVESAPGQRDHIGRLLTREEQATVDALRAGTALLIVLRGPNTGARFLLDDAEVTSGRGPSSDIFLDDVTVSRKHAVFSRGEDGFTVRDVGSLNGTYVNSERIDSALLRTGDEVQIGKFRLVFYVGTT